A single Carettochelys insculpta isolate YL-2023 chromosome 2, ASM3395843v1, whole genome shotgun sequence DNA region contains:
- the LOC142009520 gene encoding vacuolar protein sorting-associated protein 28 homolog: MAELFAVVKTMQALEKAYIKDCVSPNEYTAACSRLLVQYKAAFKQVQGSEIGSIDEFCRKFRLDCPLAMERIKEDRPITIKDDKGNLNRCIADIVSLFITVMDKLRLEIRAMDEIQPDLRELMETMNRMSHLPLDFEGRQKVNQWLQTLSGMSASDELDDSQVRQMLFDLESAYNAFNRFLHS; the protein is encoded by the exons ATGGCTGAGCTGTTTGCGGTGGTGAAGacgatgcaggctctggagaaagcCTATATCAAGGACTGTGTCTCTCCCAACGA gtACACCGCAGCCTGCTCCCGGCTCCTGGTCCAGTACAAAGCTGCCTTCAAACAGGTACAGGGATCTGAAATTGGCTCCATCGATGAATTTTGCCGCAAGTTCCGG CTCGACTGCCCGCTGGCCATGGAGAGGATCAAGGAGGATCGGCCAATCACCATCAAGGACGACAAGGGCAACCTGAACCGCTGCATTGCTGACATCGTCTCT ctttTCATCACAGTGATGGACAAGCTGCGCCTGGAGATCCGAGCCATGGATGAG ATCCAGCCAGACCTGCGGGAGCTGATGGAGACGATGAACCGCATGAGCCACCTACCTCTTGACTTCGAGGGGAGACAGAAAGTGAACCAGTG GCTGCAGACGCTGAGCGGCATGTCTGCCTCTGACGAGCTGGACGATTCCCAAGTGCGCCAGATGCTGTTTGATTTGGAATCCGCCTACAATGCCTTCAACCGGTTCCTGCACTCCTGA